From one Staphylococcus kloosii genomic stretch:
- the iolC gene encoding 5-dehydro-2-deoxygluconokinase, with protein sequence MTKKDIVAIGRIAIDLNSVEINRPMEETATFRKYVGGSPVNISIGAAKLGLNVGIIANVSDDQHGRFATNYLEQTGVDTSQVTIDQEGHKIGLTFTEIKSPSESNILMYRDSVADLNLKPENVSADYIKDSKYLLISGTALAKSPSREAILKALQIAKANQVKVVFELDYRPYSWKNEEETSIYYQLVAEQADIVIGTRDEFDMIMHYQALEDVDIANELLKYSAELVVIKRGVQGSHAYTQSGEVFEGQAFKAKVIKTFGAGDSYAAAFLYALSQNRDIPTALQYGAASAAIVVSSHSSSEAMPTVNDIEALIASQSNEVM encoded by the coding sequence ATGACGAAAAAAGATATTGTGGCAATTGGTAGAATAGCCATTGATTTAAATTCAGTAGAAATTAACAGACCTATGGAAGAAACAGCAACTTTTAGAAAATATGTGGGCGGCTCTCCAGTAAATATAAGTATAGGTGCAGCAAAGTTAGGTTTGAATGTAGGTATAATTGCTAATGTTTCTGATGACCAACATGGACGCTTTGCTACTAATTATTTAGAACAAACTGGTGTTGATACTTCTCAAGTAACAATAGATCAAGAAGGTCATAAAATTGGACTTACATTTACAGAAATAAAGAGCCCAAGCGAATCAAATATTTTGATGTATCGAGACAGTGTAGCCGACTTGAATTTAAAACCTGAAAATGTTTCTGCTGACTATATAAAAGACAGTAAATATTTATTAATATCAGGTACAGCGTTGGCTAAATCTCCCTCAAGAGAAGCGATATTAAAAGCATTACAAATTGCTAAAGCCAACCAAGTTAAGGTTGTATTTGAGTTAGACTATCGTCCATATTCTTGGAAAAACGAAGAAGAAACATCAATTTATTATCAATTAGTGGCTGAACAAGCAGATATTGTCATCGGAACTAGAGACGAATTTGATATGATTATGCATTATCAAGCATTGGAAGATGTCGATATAGCTAATGAGCTACTTAAATATTCAGCTGAACTAGTTGTTATTAAACGTGGTGTGCAAGGCTCACACGCATATACGCAATCAGGCGAAGTATTTGAGGGGCAAGCATTCAAGGCTAAAGTAATTAAAACATTTGGCGCTGGAGACTCATATGCTGCAGCCTTCCTTTATGCGTTATCACAAAACCGTGATATCCCAACTGCATTACAATATGGTGCAGCATCGGCCGCAATTGTTGTAAGTAGTCATAGTTCATCTGAAGCTATGCCAACAGTAAATGATATAGAAGCATTGATAGCTTCTCAATCAAATGAGGTGATGTAA